A region of Nitrospirota bacterium DNA encodes the following proteins:
- a CDS encoding gamma-glutamyl-gamma-aminobutyrate hydrolase family protein — MSSLPLIAVTTGSRDNFLNKPHLYMQAIQRAGGMAEFVYAGSGKKDLIDHFDGFLIPGGKDIDPLRYNEKQSYEIRHEEQKRTDFELFLLRGATKRKKPVFGICYGMQVINLFFKGSLYQDIELQIKDSLDHRKGTHALAVHPNPFLANGVFEVNSSHHQAVKSIGKGLIPFAYSDDGIVEGIYLSDYPFLLGIQWHPERMENSLSEAIFSSFMKECHELK; from the coding sequence ATGAGCTCATTACCGCTTATTGCTGTTACCACAGGCAGCCGGGATAATTTCCTGAACAAGCCGCACCTGTATATGCAGGCAATTCAGAGGGCTGGAGGTATGGCCGAGTTCGTCTATGCCGGATCAGGGAAAAAAGACCTGATTGATCATTTTGACGGGTTTCTGATCCCCGGGGGTAAAGATATCGATCCGTTGCGGTATAATGAAAAACAGAGCTATGAGATCAGGCACGAGGAGCAGAAGAGGACTGACTTTGAGCTTTTTCTCCTAAGAGGAGCGACAAAAAGAAAGAAGCCTGTCTTTGGCATCTGTTACGGCATGCAGGTCATCAATCTGTTTTTTAAAGGTTCCCTGTATCAGGATATTGAGTTGCAGATAAAGGATTCTCTCGATCACCGAAAGGGCACGCATGCACTTGCCGTGCATCCAAATCCTTTTCTGGCAAACGGAGTTTTTGAGGTGAACAGCAGTCATCACCAGGCCGTAAAGTCGATAGGAAAGGGCCTCATACCTTTCGCATATTCGGATGATGGCATTGTTGAGGGTATTTATCTCAGCGACTATCCTTTTCTCCTGGGCATTCAGTGGCACCCCGAGAGAATGGAAAATTCACTATCAGAAGCAATTTTTAGTTCCTTTATGAAGGAGTGTCATGAGCTCAAATAG
- a CDS encoding AI-2E family transporter produces the protein MSSNRFSTPMLLFIIAVLGYLSYQIISPFLTATAWAMVFAIVFYPVYAFICRYVRFKSVASLITIVLILIIIIGPISYLTSLLVSETQAFLASIDQDRFESIQKFYSHLRSSLLYQKISSYTGELPSEKVILEGMRKVGGTILQNMSLQITNVLAIMANFLFMIFTIFFFLKDGPGFLSKARDFMPFSERHKDRLATQIKDMIVSTVYGGATVALIQGILGGLAYYVIGMESPVMWGVAMAVMSFVPLLGTFSIWGPGSIFLLLTGSYIKGIGLLLFGVFVISMVDNILRPLIIGSRTKMPTVLILFSVLGGIKQFGMIGFVMGPLIMAAFISVFEIFRHIEDDKEEDIGTGRQS, from the coding sequence ATGAGCTCAAATAGATTCTCAACTCCCATGCTTCTTTTTATCATTGCCGTACTGGGCTATCTTTCTTATCAGATCATAAGCCCTTTTCTTACTGCCACAGCCTGGGCAATGGTTTTTGCGATCGTTTTTTATCCCGTGTATGCCTTTATCTGCAGATATGTGAGATTCAAATCTGTTGCGTCATTGATCACCATAGTTCTTATTCTTATTATAATTATCGGACCGATCTCGTATCTCACTTCGCTTCTGGTCAGTGAAACACAGGCATTTCTGGCCAGCATCGATCAAGACCGGTTTGAGTCGATACAGAAGTTTTATAGTCACCTGCGTTCCTCTTTGCTATACCAGAAAATAAGTTCGTACACGGGAGAGCTTCCCTCAGAAAAAGTTATTCTGGAAGGTATGAGAAAGGTCGGAGGGACAATTCTTCAGAACATGTCTCTTCAGATAACGAATGTGCTGGCGATCATGGCAAACTTCCTCTTTATGATCTTTACTATCTTCTTCTTTCTCAAGGACGGCCCCGGATTCCTCTCGAAGGCACGTGACTTTATGCCTTTTAGCGAAAGACATAAGGACAGGCTGGCAACACAGATCAAGGACATGATCGTTTCAACCGTATATGGTGGCGCGACGGTTGCGCTTATTCAGGGCATCCTGGGCGGCCTTGCCTATTATGTGATCGGCATGGAATCTCCGGTAATGTGGGGGGTTGCCATGGCTGTCATGTCCTTTGTCCCGCTCCTCGGTACATTTTCTATCTGGGGGCCGGGATCGATTTTTTTGCTTCTCACCGGAAGCTATATAAAGGGCATAGGCCTCCTCCTGTTCGGCGTTTTTGTCATCAGCATGGTCGACAACATCCTGAGGCCGCTGATCATCGGGTCCCGCACCAAAATGCCCACGGTACTGATTTTATTCAGCGTCCTTGGCGGCATTAAGCAATTTGGCATGATCGGTTTTGTGATGGGGCCTCTCATCATGGCAGCCTTTATCTCTGTCTTCGAAATATTCCGCCATATAGAGGACGACAAGGAAGAGGACATTGGGACCGGCCGGCAGAGCTGA
- a CDS encoding ABC transporter substrate-binding protein, protein MGPAGRAEIRTFSPAISFFLALSLIACTASDRIAGYVHYRINYNPTTLDPALIVDVTGGLIAAKLFNGLVRLDENLEVSPDLAESWNISSNGTIYTFHLRKDARFSNGRALSAADVKYSFERILDPRGKSPNTWILDSISGAKAFMKGKNSEVAGIKLSGPHTIQIILEKPFSPFLNLLTMTAAYVVPQEEVRKWGDDFTAHPVGTGPFRLTQWKHNSHLLLDRNEDYFGGRAMSKGLRYRIIPEDLTAITEFELGNLDVISVPASEYRRIINTADKNLVSSVEGINTYYLGFNCSRPPFDDIRARRAVSLAIDRKRILETFYEGRGRLAHGPIPDILRHWDAPVLPDYDPAGARKLADAAGLKERKIQFYITADPEVVDIAEIIQSYLRSAGLSVTIKQLEWSSYKAAINNGEADMFWISWWADYPDPDNFLFPLFHSSNHGPGGNRTRYTNRAVDALIEAGQKSSSRVTRDRYYRLAERAIVEDVPWVFFWHKKDITVRQTTLRNYRIFPIYSIDKGMEVFF, encoded by the coding sequence TTGGGACCGGCCGGCAGAGCTGAGATAAGAACTTTTTCCCCGGCGATTTCTTTTTTTCTTGCGCTATCTCTTATTGCCTGCACGGCAAGTGACCGGATCGCCGGATATGTTCATTACAGGATCAATTACAACCCCACGACCCTTGATCCTGCGCTGATCGTTGATGTCACCGGAGGATTGATCGCGGCCAAACTTTTTAACGGTCTCGTCAGACTTGATGAAAACCTGGAGGTCAGTCCTGACCTCGCAGAATCATGGAATATCAGTTCTAACGGAACGATATATACGTTTCATCTGAGAAAAGATGCAAGGTTTTCGAATGGTCGAGCGCTATCTGCGGCTGACGTCAAATACTCCTTTGAGCGCATTCTTGATCCCAGGGGCAAATCCCCCAATACCTGGATACTTGACAGCATATCAGGCGCAAAGGCGTTTATGAAAGGCAAGAACTCTGAGGTGGCGGGCATAAAGCTTTCGGGACCTCATACCATCCAGATAATCCTCGAAAAGCCTTTTTCCCCGTTTCTTAATCTCCTCACCATGACAGCGGCCTATGTAGTGCCGCAAGAGGAGGTCAGGAAATGGGGAGATGACTTTACTGCCCATCCGGTCGGTACCGGCCCCTTTCGTCTGACGCAGTGGAAACATAACAGTCATCTCCTGTTAGACAGAAATGAAGACTATTTCGGGGGCAGGGCAATGAGCAAGGGTCTTCGGTACAGGATCATTCCTGAGGACCTCACCGCAATAACAGAATTCGAGTTAGGCAATCTTGATGTCATCTCTGTTCCGGCATCCGAATATCGCAGGATCATTAATACCGCAGATAAAAACCTTGTCTCATCCGTGGAGGGCATTAATACCTATTATCTCGGATTTAACTGCTCCCGTCCTCCCTTTGACGATATCAGGGCAAGAAGGGCTGTTTCCCTCGCTATTGACAGGAAGAGAATCCTCGAAACATTCTACGAGGGCAGAGGCCGGCTGGCTCATGGCCCGATCCCTGATATTCTGAGACACTGGGATGCGCCTGTTTTGCCTGACTACGATCCTGCGGGTGCAAGAAAATTAGCCGATGCAGCAGGTCTGAAGGAAAGAAAAATCCAGTTCTATATAACCGCTGACCCTGAGGTTGTTGATATTGCCGAGATCATTCAATCCTATCTCCGGAGCGCAGGTCTCTCGGTCACCATAAAACAGCTTGAATGGAGTTCATACAAGGCCGCCATTAACAATGGCGAGGCGGACATGTTCTGGATCAGCTGGTGGGCCGACTACCCTGATCCTGATAACTTTCTCTTTCCGCTCTTTCATTCCTCGAATCATGGGCCAGGCGGCAACAGAACGCGGTATACGAACAGGGCGGTTGATGCCCTGATAGAGGCAGGGCAGAAAAGCTCTTCAAGGGTGACCCGCGATCGTTATTACCGATTGGCGGAAAGGGCAATCGTTGAAGACGTTCCCTGGGTTTTTTTCTGGCACAAGAAAGATATCACGGTTAGACAGACCACGCTCAGAAATTACCGCATATTTCCTATCTACAGCATTGACAAAGGAATGGAGGTATTTTTTTGA
- a CDS encoding ABC transporter permease, with protein sequence MIPLLVGITFITFSLTKALPGDPVFSIVGERSSPETIEKIRKEIGADKSVIRQYAGYITLLSQGELGRSYYTNRNVADEIALKFPNTLLLAFAAMGIAVPFGVLLGFMAALQRGRAADKIITMLSVTGVSTPVFWSGLLLMLLFSLRLKILPPSGTDGLQYLVLPAITLSLPALAALVRVTRITVVDVMDLQFIRTAKAKGLTETSINRIHIMKNALIPVITVIGLEFGSYLNGAVLTETIFGWDGMGRFAMEGIIKRDYPVIMGCLLIGTIVFVLVNLIVDIVYHSVDPRVRMHGTDR encoded by the coding sequence ATGATACCGCTTCTAGTGGGCATAACCTTTATCACGTTTTCGCTGACCAAGGCACTGCCGGGCGATCCGGTCTTCAGCATTGTGGGTGAACGTTCCAGCCCCGAGACCATAGAGAAGATACGAAAGGAGATCGGCGCTGATAAAAGCGTCATAAGGCAGTATGCCGGGTATATCACTCTCCTTTCACAAGGAGAACTTGGACGATCCTACTATACAAACAGAAACGTAGCTGACGAAATTGCTCTCAAGTTCCCCAATACCCTGCTTCTCGCGTTTGCTGCGATGGGTATTGCAGTACCGTTCGGTGTGCTTCTCGGATTCATGGCAGCATTGCAGAGGGGAAGGGCTGCTGACAAGATCATTACCATGTTGTCTGTCACCGGCGTCAGCACGCCGGTGTTCTGGAGCGGCCTGCTGCTCATGCTTCTGTTCAGTCTCAGGCTGAAAATACTTCCCCCTTCGGGAACTGATGGTCTGCAATATCTTGTTCTGCCGGCAATAACCCTTTCTCTTCCAGCTCTTGCTGCCCTTGTGAGAGTTACCCGTATCACGGTCGTTGACGTCATGGATCTGCAGTTCATCAGAACAGCGAAGGCAAAGGGTTTAACAGAAACTTCCATTAACAGGATCCATATCATGAAAAATGCCCTGATACCGGTTATTACCGTCATCGGTCTTGAGTTTGGCAGCTATCTTAACGGCGCGGTTCTTACCGAGACCATCTTCGGGTGGGACGGCATGGGACGATTTGCCATGGAAGGTATTATCAAACGCGATTATCCTGTTATTATGGGATGTCTTCTCATAGGTACGATCGTTTTTGTGCTCGTGAATCTTATTGTTGATATCGTATATCACTCTGTGGACCCGCGGGTGAGGATGCATGGGACTGACCGGTAA
- a CDS encoding ABC transporter permease, giving the protein MGLTGKISAVILVLIFLLSVCSFLLVPYDPDAIDLDSLKQPPSFRHVLGTDNKGRDILARLLHGGKISVGISMLAALVSMTIGMAVGLVSGYAGGKTDTALMALVDLILSFPAFLLAIGVSLVLGEGIYTVMIAISAVGWTSFARLVRGHVLSLKESAFVEAARALGCSHARVIMVHLLPQCIPLAFVMAGLKAGGYILTEAGLSFLGLGAQPPTATWGSMISASRVFINSAPWMVFFPGIMIAVTAISFNLLGDSLKEFYDISREKGIR; this is encoded by the coding sequence ATGGGACTGACCGGTAAAATATCAGCCGTCATACTCGTCCTCATTTTCTTGCTCTCGGTCTGTTCTTTTCTTCTGGTTCCCTATGACCCGGACGCTATCGATCTTGACAGTCTCAAACAGCCGCCCTCATTCAGGCATGTCCTCGGCACTGACAACAAGGGCAGGGACATTCTTGCCAGGTTATTGCACGGCGGAAAGATCTCTGTCGGTATTTCAATGCTTGCAGCGCTCGTGAGCATGACTATTGGCATGGCGGTCGGCCTGGTTTCCGGATATGCAGGCGGCAAGACTGACACCGCCTTGATGGCCCTGGTAGACCTCATTCTCTCTTTTCCTGCATTCCTGCTTGCCATAGGGGTATCACTTGTTCTGGGTGAGGGTATTTACACGGTTATGATCGCGATCTCTGCGGTCGGATGGACATCTTTTGCACGGCTCGTCAGAGGGCATGTCTTGTCTCTGAAGGAATCCGCATTTGTTGAAGCCGCTCGCGCATTAGGCTGCAGCCACGCACGGGTGATCATGGTTCATCTTCTGCCTCAGTGCATTCCTCTTGCCTTTGTGATGGCAGGACTGAAAGCAGGGGGATATATTCTGACCGAGGCCGGCCTCAGTTTCCTCGGCCTTGGCGCTCAGCCGCCTACCGCAACCTGGGGCTCGATGATCAGTGCAAGCAGGGTCTTCATCAATTCAGCGCCCTGGATGGTCTTCTTTCCCGGCATCATGATCGCAGTCACTGCGATCAGTTTTAATCTTTTAGGGGATTCTCTTAAAGAATTCTATGATATCAGCAGAGAGAAAGGAATACGATAA
- a CDS encoding NAD-binding protein: MLIEHWPLLDSLYMTVITIASVGFMEVHPLSEQGRIFTIFLILGGTGVLVYGVSSIIAFIVEGELTDTLRRRKMQRKIADMKGHVIVCGVGQTGKHVLEEMVRTRNDVVAIDRDPVTVKLLDEQGICYVQGDATHNTVLQTAGIERARGIVSALQSDAENLLVVFTAKRLNPALRVISKAVEEESEQKIRMAGADSVVMPNFIGGLRMASELIRPSVVSFLDLMLRSQEKTIRVDELAIDDRSPYRNKTLQTAGISSRKDVTVVALSRQSENSYEFNPPDNAILKSGDVVILMGDINAINSIKDAVG; this comes from the coding sequence ATGCTTATCGAACACTGGCCTCTGCTTGATTCACTCTATATGACCGTCATTACCATTGCTTCTGTCGGATTCATGGAAGTACATCCGCTTTCAGAACAGGGCAGGATATTTACGATATTCCTCATATTAGGGGGTACAGGCGTTCTTGTGTACGGCGTTTCGTCAATAATTGCCTTTATCGTTGAGGGAGAGCTGACAGATACGCTCAGGAGGAGAAAAATGCAGAGAAAAATTGCTGACATGAAAGGTCATGTTATCGTTTGCGGCGTTGGACAGACCGGTAAACATGTCCTTGAAGAAATGGTCAGAACGCGCAATGATGTTGTTGCCATAGACAGAGATCCGGTAACGGTTAAGCTGCTTGATGAGCAGGGCATATGTTATGTTCAGGGTGATGCGACCCATAATACCGTGCTTCAGACCGCCGGCATAGAAAGAGCCCGGGGAATTGTGTCGGCACTTCAGTCAGACGCTGAGAATCTTCTTGTGGTCTTTACCGCTAAAAGACTTAATCCTGCTCTCAGGGTCATATCCAAGGCAGTTGAGGAGGAGTCTGAGCAGAAGATACGAATGGCTGGGGCTGACAGCGTAGTAATGCCGAACTTTATCGGTGGCCTCAGGATGGCATCGGAACTGATCAGGCCGTCGGTCGTGTCATTCCTCGACCTCATGCTCAGATCACAGGAGAAGACCATCAGGGTGGATGAACTTGCCATTGATGATCGATCTCCTTACAGGAATAAGACACTTCAGACAGCGGGAATATCGTCCAGGAAGGATGTGACCGTTGTTGCGCTCAGCAGACAGTCAGAGAACTCATATGAATTTAACCCTCCTGACAATGCGATACTAAAATCAGGCGATGTGGTCATCCTCATGGGTGATATTAATGCCATTAACAGCATTAAGGATGCAGTGGGATAA
- a CDS encoding FeoA domain-containing protein encodes MAIIADQERIDEALELLWVLGEDNHGGMNHFKLSSDDADTDTLIETLLHHGLASVAGDDIALTERGQTAARGLIRRQRLAERLFTDVFEMSDDTVVSDACKMEHILSEELTESVCTFLGHPPTCPHGKAIPRGECCRKFKIDVTPVVMRLSEFEVGAKGRITFIVPSDPSRISKLNSLGIAAGSVIKLIQKTPSFVLSIDETTVALDPDIAKEIYIRRAIT; translated from the coding sequence ATGGCCATTATTGCTGATCAGGAACGCATCGACGAGGCACTGGAACTGCTTTGGGTCCTCGGTGAGGATAACCATGGGGGCATGAACCATTTCAAATTAAGTTCAGATGACGCTGATACGGATACCCTCATTGAAACCCTGCTTCATCACGGCCTCGCTTCTGTTGCCGGCGATGATATCGCTCTTACGGAGCGGGGACAGACAGCAGCGCGTGGTCTTATACGCAGGCAGCGGCTTGCCGAGCGGCTCTTCACCGATGTGTTCGAAATGTCTGATGACACGGTCGTGAGCGATGCCTGCAAGATGGAGCACATTCTAAGCGAAGAATTGACCGAAAGCGTCTGCACTTTCCTTGGCCATCCTCCAACCTGCCCCCACGGCAAGGCTATTCCGCGCGGTGAATGCTGCAGGAAATTCAAGATTGACGTGACTCCCGTAGTTATGCGCCTTTCCGAATTCGAAGTTGGCGCAAAGGGCAGGATAACCTTCATAGTGCCTTCTGACCCGTCAAGGATAAGCAAGTTGAACTCGCTTGGCATTGCTGCCGGAAGTGTGATCAAACTGATCCAGAAGACTCCGTCCTTTGTCTTGAGCATTGACGAAACCACGGTTGCGTTGGATCCTGATATCGCCAAAGAGATCTATATCCGAAGGGCCATAACCTGA
- a CDS encoding ribonuclease HII gives MDIYRHDDSFRDEGFPVIAGIDEAGRGPLAGPVVAAAVILPRQIRIYGLRDSKKVPEKERSRLFWEVMVSAAAVGVGVVDNLEIDRTNILKATKSAMKQAVQDLASSPDALLVDAVTIPGLEVRQFPIIRADAKSASVAAASIIAKYVRDGLMHHYDGLYPAYRFKKHKGYGTKDHLDMIAQWGPCPIHRRTFRRVMTGGLPLALS, from the coding sequence ATGGACATTTACCGGCATGACGATTCTTTCAGAGATGAAGGTTTCCCGGTCATAGCCGGTATAGATGAAGCAGGACGGGGTCCCCTGGCGGGCCCCGTTGTAGCCGCCGCAGTTATTCTCCCCCGGCAGATAAGAATATATGGCCTCCGTGATTCAAAAAAGGTCCCCGAAAAAGAGCGCTCCCGCTTATTCTGGGAGGTTATGGTATCTGCGGCTGCCGTAGGCGTGGGCGTTGTAGATAACCTGGAAATAGACAGGACAAATATTCTCAAGGCAACGAAATCAGCAATGAAGCAGGCAGTACAGGATCTTGCCTCCTCCCCGGACGCCCTGCTTGTTGATGCGGTAACCATTCCCGGCCTGGAGGTCAGACAGTTTCCGATCATCAGGGCCGATGCCAAAAGCGCCTCGGTAGCTGCTGCATCAATTATTGCAAAATATGTCAGAGATGGGCTTATGCATCACTATGACGGCCTTTATCCCGCTTACCGGTTCAAGAAGCATAAAGGATACGGCACGAAAGATCACCTGGACATGATCGCACAGTGGGGACCCTGCCCTATCCACAGGAGAACATTCAGACGGGTCATGACGGGAGGCCTTCCTCTCGCATTGTCATAA
- the rplS gene encoding 50S ribosomal protein L19: protein MNVINAIEEGFKRDLGVFNVGDTVKVFVKVVEGDKERIQPFQGLVIGRKGCGTRESFTVRKISFGVGVERIFPVCSPTVDRVEIIKQGKVKRAKLYYIREKKGKAAKIKEKDFAAK, encoded by the coding sequence ATGAATGTCATCAATGCAATCGAAGAAGGGTTCAAGAGAGATCTTGGAGTCTTTAATGTCGGAGATACCGTTAAGGTCTTTGTAAAAGTAGTCGAGGGAGACAAGGAAAGAATACAGCCTTTCCAGGGTCTTGTCATCGGCAGGAAGGGCTGCGGCACCCGCGAGTCCTTCACAGTCAGAAAGATCTCCTTTGGTGTCGGGGTGGAAAGGATCTTCCCTGTCTGCTCTCCCACGGTTGACAGGGTCGAGATCATCAAGCAGGGAAAAGTTAAAAGGGCAAAGCTGTATTACATCAGGGAGAAGAAGGGCAAGGCCGCAAAGATCAAAGAGAAAGATTTCGCAGCAAAGTAG
- the trmD gene encoding tRNA (guanosine(37)-N1)-methyltransferase TrmD, with the protein MVNSYLGCSILKRAIDRRLVSVAVHNLRDYSTDKHHTVDDYSYGGGPGMVMKPETFFRIVEEQWPEKEKRRVIMLSPGGRVFAQSVARELADETKELIFLCGRYEAIDERVRDHLVDDEISIGDYVLTGGELPALVIIDAVSRLLPDVLGDSQSAEADSFSHGLLDYPHYTRPEQFRDMSVPQVLLSGNHEDIRKWRLKQSLKATIQKRPDLLKSYSLSVEEKLLLEQIKEEAS; encoded by the coding sequence ATGGTAAACTCCTATCTGGGATGCAGTATATTGAAGCGTGCTATTGACAGGCGGCTTGTCAGTGTAGCGGTACATAATCTTCGTGATTACAGCACTGACAAACACCACACGGTCGATGATTATTCATATGGCGGCGGCCCCGGTATGGTTATGAAGCCTGAAACGTTTTTCCGGATCGTTGAGGAGCAGTGGCCGGAAAAGGAAAAACGCAGAGTTATCATGCTTTCCCCCGGCGGCAGGGTCTTCGCTCAGAGCGTTGCCCGAGAGTTAGCCGATGAGACAAAAGAATTGATTTTTCTCTGCGGCAGATACGAAGCAATTGATGAGAGGGTGCGTGATCATCTTGTTGATGATGAAATTTCGATCGGAGATTACGTTTTGACTGGCGGAGAACTGCCTGCTTTGGTTATAATAGATGCCGTTTCACGACTTTTACCGGATGTGCTTGGCGATAGCCAGTCGGCAGAAGCTGATTCGTTCAGTCATGGATTGCTTGATTATCCGCACTACACGCGGCCTGAGCAGTTCAGGGATATGAGTGTTCCTCAGGTGCTGCTTTCGGGCAACCATGAGGATATCCGGAAATGGAGATTAAAACAGTCGTTGAAGGCCACGATTCAAAAGAGGCCGGATCTGCTGAAGTCATACAGTCTCTCGGTTGAAGAGAAATTACTTTTGGAACAGATAAAGGAGGAAGCATCATGA
- the rimM gene encoding 16S rRNA processing protein RimM has protein sequence MQGDPALNHIAVARIIKERGIKGEVKAFPLSEAAQSLPPLTEAYVVMPAGTVQKKTIHSIRTDREFLIISFHGISDRQEASRLRNAMIEVDASMLPGLAKNEYYYHQIIGLSVVTADGTMIGRVTGIMETPGNELYVVQGKDKEHLIPAVKQIVADIDLNTGTITITPIDGLLD, from the coding sequence GTGCAAGGAGATCCTGCCTTAAATCACATTGCCGTAGCACGCATTATAAAGGAACGGGGGATCAAAGGAGAAGTAAAGGCCTTCCCCCTTTCCGAAGCAGCCCAATCACTTCCCCCTTTGACTGAAGCGTATGTAGTCATGCCTGCGGGAACCGTCCAGAAAAAAACAATTCATTCCATCAGGACTGACCGAGAGTTCCTCATCATCTCATTTCATGGCATATCCGATCGGCAAGAGGCATCGAGGCTCAGGAATGCCATGATCGAGGTGGATGCATCCATGCTGCCGGGATTGGCGAAAAACGAGTACTATTATCATCAGATAATAGGTCTTTCCGTCGTAACGGCCGATGGAACAATGATAGGAAGGGTTACGGGAATCATGGAAACTCCGGGAAATGAACTGTATGTTGTTCAGGGCAAGGACAAAGAACATCTGATCCCTGCAGTAAAACAGATCGTTGCCGATATTGATCTCAACACGGGCACAATAACCATAACGCCGATCGATGGACTTCTGGATTGA
- the rpsP gene encoding 30S ribosomal protein S16: MVKIRLARLGSHKKPFYRMLVTDSRTRRNGPFIEILGTYDPLKEPSEIKIDVARAKHWIEKGAQPTDTAKKLIEKAGA; the protein is encoded by the coding sequence TTGGTAAAAATCAGACTTGCAAGATTAGGGTCACATAAGAAGCCGTTCTACAGGATGCTCGTAACTGATTCACGCACGCGCAGAAATGGTCCTTTTATCGAGATTTTGGGCACGTATGATCCTTTGAAGGAGCCATCAGAGATCAAGATTGATGTGGCGAGAGCAAAGCACTGGATCGAAAAGGGAGCTCAGCCTACGGATACGGCAAAAAAACTCATAGAGAAAGCCGGCGCGTAA
- the ffh gene encoding signal recognition particle protein, with protein sequence MFESISDKLDSIFKKLKGRGLINEADIDAALKEVRLALLEADVNFKVVKDFVQRIKEKALGKEVLESLTPGQQVVKVVHEELCALLGSANVKIMLSPNPPTIIMMVGLQGSGKTTSAAKLAKHFKKEGRRPLLVACDLQRPAAIDQLLALGAQVGVPVFSSRDTRDPVAVSLEALRKARSEAYDILIIDTAGRLHVDESLMAELRNVKNSIEPGETLFVADAMTGQDAVNIAKQFNDQIGIDGIILTKMDGDARGGAALSVREITQKPIKFIGVGEKIDMLEPFHPDRIASRILGMGDVLSLIEHAQRSFDQKEAETLQKRIQDDSFTFDDLREQLKKIRGMGPLESILGMIPGMSKVKDMQVDEREFVKIEAIISSMAKKERSNHTILNGSRRKRIALGSGTTVADVNRVVKQYVELKKMLKMFKGKKNIKLPRFFCL encoded by the coding sequence ATGTTCGAAAGCATAAGCGACAAACTTGATTCGATTTTCAAGAAGCTTAAAGGCAGAGGTCTCATTAACGAGGCTGACATAGATGCAGCGCTGAAAGAAGTAAGGCTGGCCCTCCTTGAGGCTGACGTGAATTTCAAGGTAGTGAAAGATTTTGTCCAGAGAATAAAAGAAAAAGCTCTGGGCAAGGAAGTTCTTGAAAGTCTCACGCCCGGGCAGCAGGTCGTTAAGGTAGTCCATGAGGAGCTCTGCGCTCTTCTGGGAAGTGCCAATGTCAAGATCATGCTTTCCCCGAACCCGCCGACTATTATTATGATGGTCGGCCTGCAGGGCTCCGGCAAAACCACATCTGCAGCAAAGCTTGCCAAGCATTTCAAGAAGGAAGGGAGGCGTCCTCTTCTTGTTGCCTGTGACCTGCAACGGCCTGCAGCTATCGATCAGCTCCTGGCTCTGGGAGCACAGGTGGGCGTTCCTGTCTTTTCTTCACGAGATACCAGAGACCCGGTAGCGGTTTCCCTTGAGGCCCTCAGGAAGGCCCGGTCGGAGGCCTATGACATTCTCATCATCGACACGGCGGGCCGGCTGCATGTAGATGAATCGCTCATGGCTGAGCTCAGGAACGTCAAGAATAGCATTGAACCCGGAGAGACCCTCTTTGTCGCGGATGCCATGACCGGACAGGATGCAGTGAACATAGCGAAACAGTTTAACGATCAGATTGGCATAGACGGTATTATCCTGACAAAAATGGACGGCGATGCCCGGGGCGGAGCAGCTCTTTCTGTGCGCGAGATTACTCAGAAGCCCATCAAGTTTATTGGTGTAGGCGAAAAGATCGATATGCTCGAACCATTTCATCCTGATCGAATCGCCTCCCGCATTCTCGGGATGGGTGATGTCCTCAGTCTTATCGAGCATGCGCAACGCTCCTTTGACCAGAAGGAGGCAGAAACACTTCAGAAAAGAATACAGGATGATTCCTTTACGTTTGACGATCTGAGGGAACAGCTTAAGAAGATACGGGGCATGGGACCACTGGAAAGCATTCTGGGTATGATCCCTGGCATGAGCAAGGTAAAGGACATGCAGGTTGACGAACGCGAATTTGTAAAGATCGAGGCGATCATCAGTTCTATGGCAAAAAAAGAGCGTTCAAACCATACTATCCTCAACGGAAGCAGGAGAAAAAGAATTGCCCTGGGAAGCGGAACGACCGTAGCTGATGTCAACAGAGTGGTCAAGCAATATGTGGAGCTGAAAAAGATGCTTAAGATGTTCAAGGGCAAGAAAAACATAAAGCTGCCTCGATTTTTTTGTCTCTGA